CTGCCGCAGCTGCCCGGGCAGGAGCACGAGGTTGttgagcagcagctctgcctgcgcCAGATCTTCTCTTCACCTACTCAGAGCCAGAGACCAGCGTTCTGCCGCGGTCCTGGGATATGGTTCTTGCCTGGTCCCTGCGAGCAGCAAAAAGCCGCTTGCTGTGTTTAGACAACAGTTAATCTTTGGCTGGTACGATGTGTTCTAAGCCGTCCAGGGCTTCGTATCTTCATCGTGCTACTCGTCCTCTGCCAGCGCTTCCCATCGCTCCTGCAGTCTGGGTATCTGTGTAAATACCACGGCGCTGGCTTCCCATCGGCTCGCCTGCACCAGGGCTGCGTTTCAGAGACGCCCTGAGTAAACCCCAAGCATCCGTACTCCTCAGACGGCCGTAATTCCCCATTTGAAGTCAGGACGGTGTCAGCAGCGGTAATAAAGAGTGTTCGAGCTCAGACAAGTTCTCCCTGGCACCTTGTCTAAGCAAATATTATCAAGCTATTGAGACATACAGCGACTGCTGGATGGGGGTCACAGGGCAATTTGCCAAAGGAAAGCGAGGATGAAACGTCCTTCTAGTCCAGAACAAAAGATTTAGCGAATTGTGAGGATTTAGGAGTCTGTTTCCCTGGCTCCACTGTATTaagcctttaaaaagaaactcttCTAGCTGCCTTGCTGTGATCGCTCTGTGGCGTTCGGGGCAGCAGAAAGGATGAACGTCAGAGATTGTGAGCTCCCGAGGAAAGCATCAAGAGAGGATGGCAGCAAAGCCGCAGGGATGGTGAATCGTCCCTGTCCTCGCAGCTGCCCCGCGGGGTGGCCCCGCTGTCGGAGGAGCTACGGCCGCTCACccggctctgctgctgcccggcTCTGCCTGCCGAGGCCCTCGAGCGACcagcttctcctctcccctctcccatcGAAGCTGTAGGCTGCGTGGCCCTGGCTTTTCCAGGcacctcctgctctcctccccgcTCGCCGTCGGCTTTTCTCAGCCTCCTGAGGTCCTGCTGCCAACCAGCTCCAGCagttttgggtctttttttattccctgaAGTGACCTTTTAATTACATAACGACTTACAAACACTCAGCACCGACAACATACCGAAATAATTGAAACAATGTTTTTCCAGCCTTGAAAAACACAATTCTGTACCAAAACTCTGTCCTTTGACATTCCCAAAGTCAGAAAGAGAAGCAGCGGGGAAATGGCGTGGGCTGGGAACCGGGGGGGCCCTGAGCTCTTGCCAGGCATGTCTGCCTCCGCTTTGAAGGGGGGGTCTGCAGGGCAGCGATGGTCTCTCAGCCCAGGGGAGGCCGTGGCTTCAGGTCAGGGTTGTGCTGGGATGCAGGCAAACGAGCGAGGGTAAAGGAAAGTGCGGGGAGAGGGTGCTGTCAGATGACGATATTTCTCCAGCCCCTCTGTAAGCCCCCGGTGAAGGTGTGTGGGTGAGGTGTGGCGTTTAGGGCAATGCAGGGAGACGCCAGGAGAGTCCCTCGGGCATCGGGGCCTTGGGCTGGGTGCGCTGGGGAGCTGTGGTCCTTGGTCTTGCTGCTGGTCTTActcctctgtctctctgcttcCTCTTCGCAGATCAAGAGACAGCATGGCTGCGACTGCTGCCGTCAGCCCCAGTGAATACCTGCAGCCGGCCGCCTCCACTGCCCAGGTGAGTACGGGGGCATCGGCGGGCTCCCGGCTCCCCGCGGGGGCTGAGGGAcgtgtcctggggtgcaggaCAGCAAACGCTGAGTCGTTCGgcccctcctgcctctgctaTAGCCAGCATTGCCGCATCAGGAGGAGGGCTGGTCGCAGGACAGGCTGGGGACCTGTGCCCTGGACTTCTTCCCAGCCCTGATGCCGACTCTCTGGAGCGTTATTTCTCCTTCCCATGTTGTGTTTTCCTTGAGGACCTCTTGGGTCGCGTTAGGAGCTGATATCGCAAGGCGGTCTTGGAATTAAAACTGCATGAAACACTCCAGGGTGTGTGTAATGGGTGTAAATACCAGCAGACTTTCAGGGTATTTGCAGCTTTATAGAGGTTGTAAGAACACAGGTTCACAATTAAAAGGCAGTTGCCATCCTGATGGCTAAAGGTAGCATGACTAGGCTGAGCTAAAGGCACACGTGGTAGGGGTAATTAAGCAGTTCCCTTAATAAGGGCTGTCTCATTGGCATGGACTGGATTGCTTTCGATATTGTGTACCCTTTCCCTCGTTGACTCCATCTCCAGATGTTTGGCACAAGCCCCTGTCTCCAACTTACCCATCTCCTTCCTGGCTCCCCAGGACTCCCAGCCGTCTCCCCTTGCCCTCCTCGCAGCAACATGTAGCAAAATTGGTCCCCCCGCAGTGGAAGCCGCCGTgactcctcctgcccctcctcagCCAACGCCTCGCAAACTTGTCCCCATCAAACCTGCTCCGCTCCCTCTGGGCTCCGGTAAGAACAGCATTGGGATCCTGTCATCGAAAGGGAACCTCTTCCAGATCCAGGGCTCTCAGGTCGGCACCTCCTACCCCGGGGGGCAGCTGGTTTTTGCCATTCAGAACCCAACTGTCATCAACAAGGGCACCCGCTCCTCCACCAACATCCAATACCAAGCCGTGCCCCAGATCCAGGCCGCAGGGGGACAGACCATCCAGGTCCAGCCCAACCTCACCAACCAGATCCAGATTATTCCGGGCACGAATCAAGCGATCCTCaccccttcctcttcttctcaCAAGCCCGTGCCCATCAAACCGGCTCCGGCGCAGAAGGGGGGAGCTTCACCGGTGCAGGGCGCAAGCAACGTGGTCAAGTTAGCCGGCGGCAGCAACGTGACCCTTACCCTGCCCGTGAACAACCTGGTGAATGCCGCTGAGCCGGGCACGCAGGCTCAGATTCTTGCAGAGAGCCCCTCGAAGCCCAGCAAAAAGACTCGAAAGAAAGCCGTGTCGCCCGCCCAGCCCGCCGCCGTGGCCGTGGCCGAGCAGGTGGAGACGGTGTTAATAGAGACCACGGCGGAGAACATCATCCAGGCGGGTAACAACCTGCTCATCGTGCAGAGCCCAGGCTCCGGCCAACCGGCCGTGGTGCAGCAGGTCCAGGTGGTGCAGCCCAAGCAGGATTCACAGGTGGTGCAGATCCCGCAGCAAGCCCTGCGCGTGGTCCAGGCTGCCTCCGCCACGCTCCCCACCGTCCCCCAAAAATCCTCTCAGAACTTCCAGATCCAGACGACGGAACCTACTCCTACCCAGGTACCCCCTCCTCTGTCCGCCTGCGAGGTCCCTCTGCCCTGTTTCTCCTCCGAGCCCTCACCCAGGCTTTAGAAAGCCGAAGGGTTTTGGGAGCCACCAGACATTCTCAACTTGGCAGCCCCTTTAGGCATCGCTTGTGTGGATTCTCTGATGTCTAAGAAGGGCTGGGAGCGCAGCTGTTCCCTCTGCGTGGCTTTATTAAGCCTCTCTTGCTGTCCACCTGCTTTTGCAGGACTTGGAGGAGTGCAGCATCCTTGATCATGGGCCACCAGCTCGGGTTGGGATGACCCAGCCTGCCCAGAAGCTCTTGGGAGAcagagggaggtgggggagcGGGGCTCGCAGCCTGCAGGACGGTGTCTTTAGCGTTGCTTTCGGAAACCGTGCTGCAAGGCCAACGCAACcctttgctgctgtgcaagGTCAGGGCCTTCAGATGCTTGGGCAACTTCTCCTGCTCTTCGGCTCATCACAGGCCCAGGTTCCTGGGTTGTGTGGGGAGGGCGACTGTCGCGGTGCAGGGGGGTCTGCCTGGTGACGGTGGCTGGTCtcattcctcttctctcctcccatcAGGTCTACTTCAAAACGCCATCGGGTGAGCTGCAGACAGTGCTGCTCCAGGAAGCCCCAGCCATGACAGTGGCTCCGTCTGGGACCTCTTGCAGCAGCCCCGTGTCCCGCAGCTCCGGCACGGGGGGCAGCAGCAAGAAACCAGCCACGCGCAAGGAACGCACCCTGCCAAAGATCGCTCCGGCCGGAGGCATCATCAGCTTGAACGCAGCTCAGCTGGCAGCCGCGGCGCAGGCCATGCAGACCATCAACATCAACGGCGTGCAAGTCCAAGGCGTGCCTGTCACCATCACCAACAACGGAGGTGGGCTGCGTCCTGCTGTGCGGCGGGGTGGGAGGGACGGCAGGACGTAGGCAGCTCCCTGATCCGGAGGACACGAAGCCCCCCCATTGCTAGCAGTGGGCTTTGCAGCTGGGGTGTTGCAGCTTTGTAAACATCCCTCGTACCCTGAGGCCAAATGTTGCTGACTGTTAAATGTCATCTGCTTCTCTAGCTCCCGTGGCTCCAGGAGGCCCCGGGTGTTTCACAGGGTGTCTCTGTGGTGGCTCTGCTGGGTGTTCCCGAGCCCATCCCGGCGAGCTGTGTGCGGTTAGCGGAGACGGGCGCCTGCG
The sequence above is drawn from the Balearica regulorum gibbericeps isolate bBalReg1 chromosome 24, bBalReg1.pri, whole genome shotgun sequence genome and encodes:
- the SP2 gene encoding transcription factor Sp2 encodes the protein MAATAAVSPSEYLQPAASTAQDSQPSPLALLAATCSKIGPPAVEAAVTPPAPPQPTPRKLVPIKPAPLPLGSGKNSIGILSSKGNLFQIQGSQVGTSYPGGQLVFAIQNPTVINKGTRSSTNIQYQAVPQIQAAGGQTIQVQPNLTNQIQIIPGTNQAILTPSSSSHKPVPIKPAPAQKGGASPVQGASNVVKLAGGSNVTLTLPVNNLVNAAEPGTQAQILAESPSKPSKKTRKKAVSPAQPAAVAVAEQVETVLIETTAENIIQAGNNLLIVQSPGSGQPAVVQQVQVVQPKQDSQVVQIPQQALRVVQAASATLPTVPQKSSQNFQIQTTEPTPTQVYFKTPSGELQTVLLQEAPAMTVAPSGTSCSSPVSRSSGTGGSSKKPATRKERTLPKIAPAGGIISLNAAQLAAAAQAMQTININGVQVQGVPVTITNNGGQQQLTVQNVSGNNLTISGLSPTQIQLQMEQALSGEMQPGEKRRRMACTCPNCKDGEKRPGDPGKKKHICHIPECGRTFRKTSLLRAHVRLHTGERPFVCNWVFCGKRFTRSDELQRHARTHTGDKRFECAQCQKRFMRSDHLTKHYKTHLVTKNL